The sequence AATTTGTGATCTGAAATAAGTTTAAACAATGATGCACCTGATTGTGAAAACCTATCATGAACTGTATCAAATAACAGACCACAAATTATTGGAATAAAAACTGAAGAATCTATATAGACATTTAAACTTTCTGTTCCGCCTAAAGCATTTATCAGATGAGATGATTCAGTATTTAAAAAAGCATCATACAATTTTGCACAAGCGATATGTTTTGTAAAGTCGGCTTCAGCAAAAAATTCTGCTAGTTTTCTGAAAATTTCAGTTGTTCTCGCATGGCCAAATTTTGAAGTCAATATACTTTTAATACTTTGATATGCATCATTTTCTTTCGCAAGATTATCATACGTACTATATTCCTTACCGGCAAGATAAATTGTAAGATCAAAAAAATTATTAACTAAAATTTCTTCTGTATCTTCATCAATATCTTCTCCTAGCTCTAATATTTTTGCTTTGAAATCACTTTTCAGTAGCTCTAATTCAAGCTCAGTTGTAGTTCTAAGTCCATGAAATTTCTTTTGTTCAACATCTGATAAAAATATAAGTCCACTTTTACTAAGAATCTCACCACTTTGAAAGAGTCTATCGATATTAGAGTTTACTTGAACTAGTTGAGTTTCCTGAAAACTGTAATCATTTTTGATAGTCTCTATCAAATCGCTTCTGATTAATCCAGTTTCATGCCTTGCAAGAATAGACATGATTATTGATTGGAAAAACCTTTGACGTAAATCTTTACTTTTTTGATCAAACAATAGTAGTGAGGAAATTGCTTCATTCTTTGGACCAAGATATTTTGTTTGCGATTTTTTGATGTCATGCAAACCTATCCCCATCAAAGATAATGCTTCAATTACTTGATTTTGATTTATTAAGCGTGTAGCAATGGCTTGATTATCATATTTATTTACTGTAATGCCATGTTCCAAGAAAATTTCTTCTTTGACAGTTGAAAAAGATCCTTCAGGTATCCTACGTGATGATAAAAAGTACATCAAGTTTGTTTCATAGTTATTTTTTAATTTGCGGGCATCCTTTTCTATTTTATCTTTCCATTTTTTTTCTACTGAAATTTGAATCCCTATACGAACACCCGTCGCAGGCATCGTAACCAAATGAAAATCTTTTCCACCATCGTAAGGTCCATCACAATAGTTTATATCTTTTAGTCCAATTAAAGGCAAAACCATCGCAACAAGTGATCTAAAAGTTGAAACATCAGATGCTTCAATTAATCTAGACAAAGATTCAATATTCATTATTTCCCTTATTCAATAATTATCTACTTTGGCAATTATATGTATCATATTCTCTTAAAGCTTTAATGTTAGAAAAAATTAAACATGCTAAATCAGGATGGAAGTATTTTGAAAAAATTGTTCGTCCTTCTGTCTTGACCAATATCAGAAGTGTTAACCAATTTGTTCCAATATATTTAAATAGTAAGCTTCGCCGAAAAAAGCGACGTATAGATCCCCGCCCCGATCAGAAGCGCCCCGACGACGTGGTAGAACTGCAGGGTTTCGCCGAGGAAGATGTAGGCCAGTATGGCACCGAAGAGTGGCATGAGGTGGGCGAACTGCCCCGTTTTGGCGGCACCCAAAACATCGATCCCCCTGTTCCAGAAGATATAGGAGAGGATCGAAGCGAACAAAGAGACGTAGATGAAGTAGGCCCAGTAGTTTTCAAGCAGTACCGCTTCCGCGTGGAGCGTATAGCCCTGCGCCAGGTAGATCGGCAGCAGGTAGAGGAAGCCCAGGTACATATTGGCCATAAAAAGCTCCGCACTGCTGAAGCCCGCGGGTTTCAGCTTGAAAAGGACCGAGTACAGCGCCCACGACAGCGAACTCGCCAGCATCCAGAAGTCGCCGTGCACGAGACGGAGCGCCGAGACGCTTCCGAAATCGCCTTTGAGGATCAGGAAAACGACCCCCGCCGTCGACAGTGCGATCCCCGCAACCTGCCGCCTGCTCACGTCATGTTTGAGCATCATCGCTGAGAGGATCAGGATCATGATGGGGACGCTGGAGTTGATGAGCAGCGCGTTCGTCGCCGTCGTTGTCTGCAGGGCCGTGTAAAGGATGGTGTTGAAGAACGTCACGCTGAGAATGGCCAGTACGGACGTCACGATGAAGTGTTCGCGGACCAGCTTCAAGACGTTGCGGAGGCTGACATAGTAAAACGCGGGGAGCAGCATGAGGCAGACGAAGGCCCAGCGGAAAAAGGCCAGCTCCAAAGGCTGTACATCGTCCCGGACGAACCGGCCCAGAATGAAGTTCCCCGACCAGAAAAGCACGCAGAGGCCGACAAGGATATAGACGCTGTACTTCTTCATAATGCCCCCGCTTTCAATGACTAGCGGCATTGTACAGGATTTTGAAATTTGGTTAAGATAGACGGTAATGATTACAGGTAAACGGACACTGCCGATGACGCTGCTCTACCTCTTTATGATCCTGCTCCTACTGATGATTGGGGCACTCTCCCTGCTTCGCCTCTGGGATTGGAACGCAGAGCGGGCCGAATGGCAGCGGCTCCTCTCGAAACAGCCGGAACATCCAGCACAATTCGACCCGCAAGTGGTGAAAGGCCTGCCGGCAGCGGCGCAGCGCTACTTCGCCTACACCATCGCCCCCGGCACGCCCCTGCTAAATGTCGCCGAGATCGACATGAAAGGGCAGTTCAGCCTCAAACCGCCCGAGTATCTGCCCATGCAGGCCCGGCAGATTCTCGCCCTGCCCCACGGCTTCGTCTGGAAGATGCACCTCATCGGCGGCCTGCCTGTTTCCGGCTCCGACACGGGCAGCTGGACACGGTTCAGGATACTGGGGCTCATCCCCGTCGCCCGGACGGGCGGGGACGCCGACCATACCCGCTCCGCCTTCGGCCGCTACGTCATCGAAGCGGTGTTCTGGACCCCGGCGGCCCTGCTGCCCCGACCGGGCATAAGATGGGAAGAAGTAAGTGAAAACGTCGCCCGCGTCACCGTGACCGAAGGGGCGCTTTCGCAGGCGGTGGAGATCACCATCGGTGCCGACGGACAGCCCGCGGAAGTCTCCATGAGGCGCTGGAGCAATGCCAACCCGCAAAAAACGTACCGGTTCCAGCCCTTCGGCGGGACGCTGTCGGATTTCCGCGACGTCTCCGGTTTCCGGCTGCCCTTCAGGGTCGAAGGGGGCAATATGTTCGGTACCGGTGATTACTTCCCCTTTTACAAGGCGGAAGTCACGGCAATCCGTTTTCCCGGAGTGCAGCAAGATAGCTCAGCTACCCGCTGAGACCGTTGGACAGGGCCATTTCAGGACCTCTGAGGACACCTCTCTTTCCAAGTAAACGCCGGAACGGTCCCGACCTTTTAACCTCTTTCCCATACCGATACCCTTGCCGAATATCTCAAACTGTATATAATGAACGATTATTACCCTGACATAGAGGTCCAAAGCCATGAAAACCAAAAACCTCCAAAGCCGGGAAACCTGTGCCGTCTGCGGCAAGCCGTTTGTACGCAGCAAACTGGTATCGGGTGAATCGGTCCGGCAGGAAGTCGCCGACGAGATCCGAAAAGATCACCCGGAATGGTCGCATGAAAAGTTCATCTGCCGACCCGATCTCTCCACCTACCGGGGCAAATACGTCCAGAGCCTGGTGGAGTCGGAGATGGGGGAGCTGACATCGCTGGAGAACGAGGTTCTGCGCAGCCTCACCGAACACGAGCTCCTCTCTGCCAACATCGAAGACTCCTTTGAAAAGCGCTGGAGCCTCGGCGAACGTATGGCGGACCGGCTGGCGTCATTCGGCGGCAGCTGGACCTTTCTCATGCTTTTCGCGTTGTTTCTGCTGCTGTGGATCGGGATAAACTCGGCGGTGCTTTACGTCAAACCGGTCGACCCCTATCCCTACATCTTCCTCAACCTTCTGCTCTCCTGCCTTGCGGCTATCCAGGCACCCATCATTATGATGAGCCAGAACCGCCAGGAGGCCAAGGACCGCCTGCGCTCCCAGCACGACTACCAGGTCAATCTCAAGTCCGAACTGGAAATAAGACACCTGCACGAGAAAATCGACCACCTGATGACCCAGCAGTGGGAACGGCTGGTCCAGATCCAGAAACTGCAGGTCGACCTGCTCTCCGATCTCGGCGAACGTAAATAGCCGCAGTTAAAGGGCCGAGGTGTCAATACCTATGACGCCGTTTCAACGCTTTTCATTGCGATCGGCGGCACCCCGAAAGGCCTGATGAGCAGGATTAGTTTTGGCAGCAGCAGCAGGTCCGCCAAAATGGCAAGAAACATGACCAGCACGGTCAGCAGGCCGAAATAAATCGTCGGTATGAACACGGAGAAGACGAGGATAAAAAACCCGATGATGATCGCGACGGTGGTGTAGGTCATGGCATAGCCCGTGGTCGCGTGGCAGCGCTGCATGGCCGCCACATAGTCCCCGTCCGCCGCCAGCTCATGCTTGAAGCGGTGGATATAGTGGATGGTGTCATCGACGGCGATCCCGATACTGATGGCGGCGATGGTGATGGTCATCATGTCCAGCGGGATGCCGGCCCACCCCATCACGCCGAAAACGGCACCGACGGGGATGACATTGTCCATGATCGCTATGACGGCGGTGAGGAGGGAGCGGAAGAGCGCCCAGAAGGTCAGGAAAAGCAGTGCGACCATCAGCCCCAGCGTCTCGATCTGCGAAGCGAAGAGGCTCTGGAGCATGTTGTTGTAGAGTACCATCAGGCCGGAAATGTGCAGATGTTCCGGGGGGATACCCACATCGGTGATCAACCCCTCCCGCAGCTCTTTCAGCAGCGCGTTGCGGCGCAGGTCGGGATCGGAGTCGGTCAGGCGGAGCGCAAAGCGGACCTGGTTATGGGCGATATCGACGTAGGGGGTGAGAATGATGTCGGCGAACTTCGGCGGCAGCTCGTTGTAAAGCAGTGCCAGATCGAAATTGTCCAGAGGCTTGCCGCTGTTCATCGTACGGCCGACTTCGAGCATCGTCCCCAGTGAGAGGACTTTGCCGACATGGTCCCTTGTTGACAGCCAGTCATGCACCCGCTGCACCACCGCCATACGGTCATCGGTGAACCAGTACTGGGCTTTGGAGGCCTCCGCCGCATACTCCTGCTCAAACTCGGCAAATTCGTCGCTTTCATCTTCCGCCCGCTTCGCCGTGCCGCTCTCGGGCGGGGGCGGGAGATCGATGGTGATATCGAGCGGCGTCGTACCGCCGAGCTGCCGGTCGATGACCGACATGCCCCGGTATATCTCCGTGGAGGGTTTGAAGTAGTTGATGAAGCTGTTTTCCACTTTCAGCTTCTGTGCCCCCGTAACGGCGAATACCACCATCGCAAGGGCTCCGAGGAGAATGACAGCCTTGTCCCGGGCAATGAATCGTGCCAGAATGATGGTCAGCGGGAAGTGCCGGTCGAAACTGGTCTGCGGCGCTTTGCGCTTCAGCAGGACGCCGACCGCCGGAAAGAGCAGATAGATGACAATGAGCGAGACGGCGATACCGATGCTCATCATCCAGCCCAGCGATGCGACGGGTTTGATATCCGAGAGCATCAGCGATGCGAACCCTGCTATAGTGGTAACGATGGCGAAAAAAGCCGGGACGGAGACCGCCAGGGTGCTCTCCAGTACCAGCGTTTCCTGCGCTTCGTCGGGTTTCACCAGAGCCAACTCGCGGTAGCGCACAATCAGGTGGATGATGACCGAGAGCGCGATGATCAGCTGCAGCGAGATGAAATTGGAGGAGATGACCGTGACCTCGAAGCCGAAAAGCCCGAGCAGGCCGGCAGTCATGGCGATGGAGATGGCCAGGATCATCACCGGCAGCAGCACCCAGCGCCATTGGCGGAAGAGCACCCAGAGCACGAGAAGGAGGAGCACCAGTACGGCACTGCCGTAGGTTTCGAGATCGCGCTTGACGAAGGTGATCATGTCGTCGGCAATCATCGTCACGCCGCCGAGAAAAAGCTGGCCGGCTTCATGGTGCGACGCCAGGATGCTTCGCACCGCAAGGATTAGACGGTGGTCCTTGGCCCTTAAGACGTCCCGGTAGGCCTTGAACGCCGCATCCGCCGATGCGAGTTCCTGCTTCTGCACGGCGGTGATGGAACCGTTTTCATCCCTGCTTCTGAGCGCATTCAGACGATCAAGCAGCTCGTAGTAGCGGGCGTCAAAGGTGAGGTTGACCTGAAGCGCCGTCGTTCTGAGATCGGGGCTGACCAGGTTTGAGACATAGAGCGGATTGCGGGCAAGTTCCTGCCGTGCCAGCGTCAGGTTCGCATCCCCCGCGCCGATGGAAGGGATCTTTTCAAGAAGCTCCTTGACGGGTTTCGGCGGGCTCTCCAGCAGCGGCACATTGAGGATGGACGTGACCGAATCGACGCCTTCGACCTTCGCCAGCGCGTCACTGAGCGTCCGTAGGGTATGCAACGTCTCCGGGCTGAGCAGGTCATCCTTCGGCGTGTACGTGACGACAAGAAAATCGGGGCTGCGGTAGCGCTTGGCAACCAGGCGGGAGTAGGCAAGGTCTTTGTCGTGTTCGAGCAGCAGGGTCTCTGCGGAGGCGTCAACACTGAGCTTGGGGATCTGCAGCGCCAGCACCCCCGTCACCAAAAGCAGCAGTGCGATCACGAGGGCGGGATAGCGGAAGACAAAGCCGGTATAGAAACGCTTCAACACTGTTCGGTCTCCCTCCGCCAGATTTTTTCAACTATATTATACTTTTGCAGCGGCATAATCGAAAGAACCGATTGCCTCGTTTGCACCCTTTCAGTACTCCTGGACGGTTGCAGGTACCCAAAGGAAGCACAGCGTGAATTTCGATGTCGT is a genomic window of Sulfurimonas sp. HSL1-2 containing:
- a CDS encoding DUF6544 family protein, producing the protein MITGKRTLPMTLLYLFMILLLLMIGALSLLRLWDWNAERAEWQRLLSKQPEHPAQFDPQVVKGLPAAAQRYFAYTIAPGTPLLNVAEIDMKGQFSLKPPEYLPMQARQILALPHGFVWKMHLIGGLPVSGSDTGSWTRFRILGLIPVARTGGDADHTRSAFGRYVIEAVFWTPAALLPRPGIRWEEVSENVARVTVTEGALSQAVEITIGADGQPAEVSMRRWSNANPQKTYRFQPFGGTLSDFRDVSGFRLPFRVEGGNMFGTGDYFPFYKAEVTAIRFPGVQQDSSATR
- a CDS encoding DMT family transporter, translating into MPLVIESGGIMKKYSVYILVGLCVLFWSGNFILGRFVRDDVQPLELAFFRWAFVCLMLLPAFYYVSLRNVLKLVREHFIVTSVLAILSVTFFNTILYTALQTTTATNALLINSSVPIMILILSAMMLKHDVSRRQVAGIALSTAGVVFLILKGDFGSVSALRLVHGDFWMLASSLSWALYSVLFKLKPAGFSSAELFMANMYLGFLYLLPIYLAQGYTLHAEAVLLENYWAYFIYVSLFASILSYIFWNRGIDVLGAAKTGQFAHLMPLFGAILAYIFLGETLQFYHVVGALLIGAGIYTSLFSAKLTI
- a CDS encoding DUF1003 domain-containing protein; translated protein: MKTKNLQSRETCAVCGKPFVRSKLVSGESVRQEVADEIRKDHPEWSHEKFICRPDLSTYRGKYVQSLVESEMGELTSLENEVLRSLTEHELLSANIEDSFEKRWSLGERMADRLASFGGSWTFLMLFALFLLLWIGINSAVLYVKPVDPYPYIFLNLLLSCLAAIQAPIIMMSQNRQEAKDRLRSQHDYQVNLKSELEIRHLHEKIDHLMTQQWERLVQIQKLQVDLLSDLGERK
- a CDS encoding MMPL family transporter, with the protein product MKRFYTGFVFRYPALVIALLLLVTGVLALQIPKLSVDASAETLLLEHDKDLAYSRLVAKRYRSPDFLVVTYTPKDDLLSPETLHTLRTLSDALAKVEGVDSVTSILNVPLLESPPKPVKELLEKIPSIGAGDANLTLARQELARNPLYVSNLVSPDLRTTALQVNLTFDARYYELLDRLNALRSRDENGSITAVQKQELASADAAFKAYRDVLRAKDHRLILAVRSILASHHEAGQLFLGGVTMIADDMITFVKRDLETYGSAVLVLLLLVLWVLFRQWRWVLLPVMILAISIAMTAGLLGLFGFEVTVISSNFISLQLIIALSVIIHLIVRYRELALVKPDEAQETLVLESTLAVSVPAFFAIVTTIAGFASLMLSDIKPVASLGWMMSIGIAVSLIVIYLLFPAVGVLLKRKAPQTSFDRHFPLTIILARFIARDKAVILLGALAMVVFAVTGAQKLKVENSFINYFKPSTEIYRGMSVIDRQLGGTTPLDITIDLPPPPESGTAKRAEDESDEFAEFEQEYAAEASKAQYWFTDDRMAVVQRVHDWLSTRDHVGKVLSLGTMLEVGRTMNSGKPLDNFDLALLYNELPPKFADIILTPYVDIAHNQVRFALRLTDSDPDLRRNALLKELREGLITDVGIPPEHLHISGLMVLYNNMLQSLFASQIETLGLMVALLFLTFWALFRSLLTAVIAIMDNVIPVGAVFGVMGWAGIPLDMMTITIAAISIGIAVDDTIHYIHRFKHELAADGDYVAAMQRCHATTGYAMTYTTVAIIIGFFILVFSVFIPTIYFGLLTVLVMFLAILADLLLLPKLILLIRPFGVPPIAMKSVETAS